One genomic region from Nymphaea colorata isolate Beijing-Zhang1983 chromosome 10, ASM883128v2, whole genome shotgun sequence encodes:
- the LOC116263277 gene encoding WAT1-related protein At1g09380-like: MVIVHASCSREESQGNSGVSKIKKIMQNRCMPDFHQTLKLGEMVWDQETSTLPHIFPLIRSSTPAMAMAFIQLNNAVAIILSKMATDSGMSQFVMVTYRHAVATLVIAPLAFFMERKKCPRLTFPIICHIFLAGLIGLMASQNLYVAGTTYTSPAFACSFINLNPAVTHLINIIFRKEKVKLRSGKEREKLLGISACIGGAAFMIFFRGILLKPCARHVAILNSKLQEHSSNGNWLLGSAFLFGFCISCSSLSMLQRKINKEYPAPYCSCFLMFMSATLQSAIVAYVVERSNLSAWVLSWELNLFTVTYSVQPHYLSVKTVQLSQPFQLVDLAHQGEEYNCFIACNQGLVTILFGFCLMRWCTSKRGYSFAPLFSPLLLTFVAIFSCMLLDEKMHIGSLIGSILIVVGLYAILWGETDSV, from the exons ATGGTTATCGTGCATGCTTCTTGTAGTCGTGAAGAGAGTCAAGGCAATAGTGGCGTTagcaaaattaaaaagattatGCAAAACCGATGCATGCCAGATTTTCACCAG ACACTGAAATTAGGGGAGATGGTTTGGGATCAAGAAACCAGTACTCTGCCACATATTTTCCCGCTGATAAGATCTTCAACACCAGCCATGGCCATGGCCTTCATCCAGCTTAACAATGCGGTTGCCATCATACTTTCAAAAATGGCTACGGATAGTGGGATGAGCCAGTTTGTGATGGTCACGTACAGGCATGCTGTTGCCACCTTGGTCATTGCTCCCCTTGCTTTCTTTATGGAAAG GAAGAAGTGTCCCAGGCTCACATTTCCCATTATCTGCCATATATTTCTTGCCGGCTTAATTGG GTTGATGGCATCTCAGAATCTGTACGTTGCCGGAACTACGTACACTTCTCCAGCCTTTGCGTGCTCCTTCATTAATTTGAATCCCGCAGTAACACATcttataaacatcattttcag AAAAGAGAAGGTAAAGCTTCGGAGTGgtaaagagagggagaagctGCTGGGCATATCAGCATGCATTGGTGGAGCTGCTTTCATGATCTTCTTCAGGGGAATTCTACTGAAGCCATGCGCTAGGCACGTAGCGATTCTAAACTCCAAACTGCAGGAACACAGCAGTAATGGAAATTGGCTGTTGGGTTCGGCCTTCCTCTTTGGCTTCTGCATCTCTTGTTCTAGTTTATCCATGCTCCAG AGGAAGATCAATAAGGAATATCCAGCTCCATACTGCAGCTGTTTCCTTATGTTTATGTCTGCCACGCTCCAATCCGCAATCGTTGCTTACGTAGTTGAGAGGAGCAATCTGTCCGCATGGGTTTTGTCTTGGGAGCTCAATTTATTCACAGTCACCTACTCG gtgCAGCCCCATTATCTCTCTGTTAAGACCGTGCAACTTTCTCAGCCATTTCAATTAGTTGATTTGGCGCATCA AGGAG AGGAATATAATTGTTTCATTGCATGTAATCAGGGGCTAGTTACCATATTGTTTGGATTCTGTCTGATGAGATGGTGCACCTCCAAGAGAGGGTATTCCTTCGCTCCACTGTTCAGTCCACTCTTGCTAACTTTTGTAGCAATCTTCAGTTGCATGCTCCTGGACGAGAAAATGCACATCGGGAG CCTTATTGGTTCGATTCTCATTGTGGTGGGACTATATGCGATTCTATGGGGAGAGACGGACTCTGTTTGA
- the LOC116262306 gene encoding CDPK-related kinase 3-like — protein MGQCYGRTITANGDAGDRPSSTSCNGVAPRSPTPGHSSSASPWPSPYPVASPLPNAGATPASPLPSGVSPSPMRSSTPRRFFRRPFPPPSPAKHIKAALAKRQGPAKPKEGPIPEDGGEAEQPLDKSFGYNKNFAAKYELGKEVGRGHFGHTCSARARKGEIKGQPVAVKIISKAKMTTAISIEDVRREVKILKALSGHKHLIKFYDACEDANNVYIIMELCEGGELLDRILSRGGRYTEEDAKTIVVQILSVVAFCHLQGVVHRDLKPENFLFTTRDEDAPMKIIDFGLSDFTKPDERLNDIVGSAYYVAPEVLHRSYSMEADIWSIGVISYILLCGSRPFWARTESGIFRAVLRADPNFEDAPWPSVSPEAKDFVKRMLHKDHRKRMTAAQALTHPWLRVDSRPVPLDILFYKLVKSYIRSTPLKRAALKALSRALTEDELFYLRSQFKLLEPSNDGRVSLENFRSALVKNATDAMKESRVLDILNNMDYLSTGRIDFDEFCAAAISIYQLEALEGWEQMASTAFQYFEEEGNRVISVDELAREMNVGPAAHAIFRDWIRHPDGKLSFLGYTKFLHGITLRSSNARHQ, from the exons ATGGGACAGTGTTACGGGAGGACCATCACCGCCAACGGCGATGCTGGCGACCGGCCGTCGTCTACCTCATGCAATGGGGTCGCTCCTCGGAGCCCGACTCCAGGGCACTCATCTTCTGCCAGCCCATGGCCTAGTCCCTACCCGGTGGCCAGCCCATTGCCGAATGCGGGGGCGACGCCCGCCAGCCCCTTGCCCTCTGGGGTTTCACCATCACCCATGCGGTCATCGACCCCTCGAAGGTTCTTTCGTCGACCATTTCCTCCTCCGTCACCGGCGAAGCATATCAAGGCAGCGCTGGCGAAGAGGCAAGGGCCGGCCAAGCCAAAGGAAGGACCGATCCCGGAGGATGGCGGGGAGGCTGAGCAGCCGCTTGATAAGAGTTTCGGGTACAACAAGAACTTTGCAGCGAAATATGAGCTCGGTAAGGAGGTCGGAAGGGGCCATTTTGGGCACACCTGCTCTGCTAGGGCTCGCAAGGGCGAGATCAAGGGCCAACCTGTCGCAGTGAAGATCATCTCGAAGGCGAAG ATGACAACTGCAATATCAATTGAAGATGTCCGCAGAGAggtgaaaatattaaaagcttTATCTGGGCATAAGCATTTGATCAAATTCTATGATGCTTGTGAAGATGCCAATAATGTCTACATTATTATGGA GTTATGTGAAGGTGGGGAGCTTCTGGACAGGATCCTATCAAG AGGGGGAAGATATACTGAAGAAGATGCAAAGACTATCGTTGTTCAAATCTTAAGTGTCGTAGCTTTTTGCCATCTTCAAGGTGTTGTACACCGTGACTTGAAGCCAGAG AATTTTCTCTTCACTACTAGAGACGAAGACGCACCAATGAAGATAATTGATTTTGGGCTTTCAGATTTCACTAAACCAG ATGAAAGATTGAATGATATTGTTGGCAGTGCATATTATGTTGCTCCTGAAGTCCTTCATCGATCCTATAGCATGGAGGCTGATATTTGGAGTATAGGTGTTATATCATACATTCTGTTATGTGGCAGTAGACCCTTCTGGGCTCGGACAGAGTCTGGAATATTTCGTGCTGTCCTTCGTGCAGATCCCAACTTTGAAGATGCACCCTGGCCATCAGTATCTCCTGAAGCAAAAGATTTTGTGAAGAGGATGCTCCACAAGGATCATAGGAAAAGAATGACTGCTGCACAGGCCTTGA CACATCCATGGCTTCGAGTGGATAGTCGCCCAGTTCCTTTGGACATTTTGTTTTATAAGTTGGTCAAGTCCTATATTCGTTCAACTCCACTTAAACGAGCAGCTCTAAag GCATTGTCCAGAGCTCTGACAGAGGATGAACTATTCTACCTTAGGTCTCAATTCAAGCTTTTGGAACCAAGTAATGATGGACGGGTTTCTCTTGAAAACTTCCGCTCG GCCCTTGTGAAGAATGCTACTGATGCGATGAAGGAGTCGAGAGTGCTTGACATATTGAACAAT ATGGACTACCTTTCTACTGGGAGAATAGACTTCGATGAGTTTTGTGCAGCTGCAATAAGCATTTATCAACTAGAAGCTCTTGAGGGTTGGGAACAAATGGCAAGCACTGCATTTCAGTATTTTGAAGAGGAGGGCAACCGAGTGATCTCAGTTGATGAGTTAGCCAGG gAAATGAACGTTGGTCCTGCTGCTCATGCAATTTTCCGTGATTGGATTAGACATCCTGATGGGAAGCTCAGTTTTCTTGGTTACACTAAGTTTTTACATGGTATTACGCTGCGCAGTTCCAATGCAAGACATCAGTAG
- the LOC116262721 gene encoding Golgi SNAP receptor complex member 1-2, with amino-acid sequence MEEVGADWAELRKEARRIEGDLDVRLSSYAKLGGYSDSKSPTDGHARDMQWKSMEMEIESLLEKLLDVNEAMSRCAAAATPTTSVSQKLARHRDILHEFTQEFKRTRGNIISMREHAELLHSVRNDINEYKVSSSQAAPSLLRERAAIHGSIVQIDDVTNQAETIKGVLAAQRSTFAEIQGKVKHLGDRFPVIRGLLGAIKRKRSRDTLILSAVIAACTLFLIIYWISK; translated from the exons ATGGAGGAGGTTGGCGCAGATTGGGCCGAACTGAGGAAAGAGGCCCGGCGGATCGAAGGAGACCTCGACGTTCGCCTCTCCTCCTATGCCAAACTCGGAG GATACTCGGATTCGAAGTCGCCGACCGATGGGCACGCGCGGGATATGCAGTGGAAGTCGATGGAGATGGAGATCGAGTCTCTCCTGGAGAAACTGCTTGATGTAAATGAAGCGATGAGCAGGTGCGCGGCTGCCGCGACCCCGACGACGTCCGTCAGCCAGAAGCTCGCTAGGCATAGAGACATTCTTCATGAATTCACTCAG GAGTTTAAGCGGACAAGAGGGAACATAATATCAATGCGGGAGCATGCTGAACTTCTGCATTCTGTGAGAAATGACATAAATGAATACAAG GTATCTAGTTCACAAGCAGCACCAAGCTTGTTGAGGGAGCGAGCAGCAATACATGGAAGTATTGTACAG ATTGATGATGTGACCAACCAAGCAGAGACGATAAAAGGAGTTTTAGCAGCACAAAGAAGCACATTTGCCGAAATCCAGGGGAAGGTGAAGCATCTAGGGGACAGATTTCCTGTGATCCGTGGGTTACTAG GAGCCATCAAAAGAAAGCGTTCAAGGGACACGCTTATTCTGTCTGCTGTTATTGCGGCATGTACATTGTTCCTCATTATTTACTGGATATCAAAGTGA